tttacggtccctggtatagaatatttcgtttcgttgcctttttgattatagtgagtactaggcttaaaggAAACCCAAATATGGAGTCGAATATTGGTAAATATAAAGTGAAGTTCACAATTTTGCTGGCAACTACATTGCTTACCCTTAATAACAGATAATGACGCCATCGATGTTGGCGTCTTGGCGCCAAACGACCAGGAAAACGAAGACGCCAATCGGATTGGGAAAATTGCAGTCGCTGTGGGCACTCCGGTGGCCAAGAAAACGAGCTGTGCGGCTCTCAAGCGAATGAATGCCACTTCGGAAAAGGATTCGCCCACACAGCCGGATCCTCCGAAGATTCCCGGAACTCCTGACAATCTTTGCCCAACCACAAACGAAACCTCGCGATGCAGTTGCAAGAAAAGTGTGCGTTCTGCGATCGACTACAATGATATTATTGTCAGAACCGCATAGATGGTTATAGCCGCAGCTCCAGCCGTTGATCCCGAGGACGAAGAAGGAGGGCAAAAATTCCCCCAAGCGCAGCCACAAGCTGGGGGAGACTCAGGATCAAAAGGAGGAATCAGGAGGAAACTACAAAGGTTCCAAAAGACACAGAAGCAGTCAAAGAAAAGGAGACAAATTCAACCAAATATGCGGTTTCCGAAGCAGATATAGATGAAATGGGCTTGTTTTTCCTGAAAATGGATATCCAGGACCAAGATGAGGAAGATATACCAGGTGAAGCATCCAGATCAACTGCTCCACAGGATTCAAGTCTTTGAGAAAAACCACAATAATAATGAGGACATTCGGCCAGCGATTGGAATAATACCATGTCGCGAACCGTAAACTTTCAAAGTCCCATTGATATTTCCACTTGAGAGGACATTGATAGGCGCTGGAAGGGACTTCAAAATAACAGtgagtttttaaaaagttttccatgatcccTTTCCTACTTTGCGTTTTCAGATCTTAATCATCGTCGTAGGCGATCAAAGTCCTTAGATGCAAACCGCTGCAAAGAGAGTCGGATTCCCAAGCCGAGTTGGCGTAAGTCTTAAATCAATCTTATAACAATTCTAATTAACAGAAGTTGATTATCTTTTTGGAAGTTATACCTCTGAACAAAACCATCACACCCAGCAAGGTGAATAAACGCACCAAGTTGTGAAAGCTGCGCAGAGTTCCACTTCTGTGGAGCAGCGTGAACGTCCAAAGGCGCTGAAGAATTTTGATacaattttgtgtaaaaaaagtaaaaagtccatttaataaacaataattttataatttgtttatttattattttgttgtattatgtaatttataaaacatttttaaatattttttttttatttttttgtacaaaTGTCCTAGGTGCTGATACAATtttgtgtgcaaatgtcctAGGTGCTGATACAATTTTGTGTGCAAATGGCCTAGGTGCTGATACAATTTTGTGTGCAAATGGCCTAGGTGCTGATacaattttgtgtaaaaaaagtaaaaagtccatttaataaacaataattttataatttgtttatttattattttgttgtattatgtaatttattaaacatttttaaatattttttttttatttttttgtacaaaTGTCCTAGGTGCTGATACAATtttgtgtgcaaatgtcctAGGTGCTGATACAATTTTGTGTGCAAATGGCCTAGGTGCTGATACAATTTTGTGTGCAAATGGCCTAGGTGCTGATacaattttgtgtaaaaaaagtaaaaagtccatttaataaacaataattttataatttgtttatttattattttgttgtattatgtaatttattaaacatttttaaatattttttttttatttttttgtacaaaTGTCCTAGGTGCTGATACAATtttgtgtgcaaatgtcctAGGTGCTGATACAATTTTGTGTGCAAATGGCCT
The genomic region above belongs to Drosophila takahashii strain IR98-3 E-12201 chromosome 4, DtakHiC1v2, whole genome shotgun sequence and contains:
- the LOC108054260 gene encoding uncharacterized protein isoform X1, coding for MIIYGPWYRIFRFVAFLIIVSTRLKGNPNMESNIDNDAIDVGVLAPNDQENEDANRIGKIAVAVGTPVAKKTSCAALKRMNATSEKDSPTQPDPPKIPGTPDNLCPTTNETSRCSCKKSVRSAIDYNDIIVRTA
- the LOC108054260 gene encoding uncharacterized protein isoform X2, whose product is MESNIDNDAIDVGVLAPNDQENEDANRIGKIAVAVGTPVAKKTSCAALKRMNATSEKDSPTQPDPPKIPGTPDNLCPTTNETSRCSCKKSVRSAIDYNDIIVRTA